CTGCCCTTCGCCTCTACGCTGTGCGGCGCGTGCTACGACGTGTGCCCCGTCAAGATCAACATCCCCGAGATCCTCGTGCACCTGCGTGCGGAGTCCGTCGAAAAGGTGGAGAAACCGGGCCAGATGTCGGTGGCAATGGACGCGACGTCGCGGATTATGCGCTCCGGACGGGTGATGGCGCTGCTGGAGCGGGCCCTGCCCCTTGCGCGCTTCCGCATTAAGTGGCTCCCGGGTTTGTTCGGCGGATGGACGCAGGAGCGCATCATCCCCGCCCCGCCGAAGCAGTCGTTCCGCCACTGGTTTAAGGAGAACCGATGAGTGCCAAGTCCGACATCCTCGCCCGCCTGCGCGCTTCGCTGGCGGATGCGCCAGCGGCCCCCGAGGCCCCGCGTGAGTACCGCCGCGAGTCCACCCTCAACGCCGACCAGACCCGCGAGATGCTTGTCGACCGCCTCGAGGATTACAAGGCATCAGTGCATTCCGCCGCGGTCCCCGACGATCTTCCTGCCGTGCTCGGGGAGCTGATTTCCGGCGCCGTCGTTCTGCCGGATGGGTTTGAGCGCGCGTGGTTGCCCGCCATTGATGAGGTGGAGGACCCGCTGGAGGCGGCGTGTGTGATCACATCGTCCACGGTGTCTTGCGCGGAGACCGGCACCATCATCCTGACGGGCCGCCCCGAGGAGGGTCACCGCAAACTCTCGCTGATTCCGGACCACCACATCTGCATCGTGCTGGCGGACACGATTGTGGAGCTTTTCCCCGAATCGTGGGGCCGAGTGCACGACACCGGGCTCGAAGGGCCGATCACGATGATCTCCGGCCCCTCGGCCACCTCCGACATTGAGCTGGAGCGCGTCGAGGGCGTTCACGGGCCGAGGCGTCTCGACGTTGTGATCCTGGGGTAGCTCGCCACCGCGTGAAACAAGTAGCACACGTTTTCGAACTGTGCTACATTCCCACCCATGAGGTTCCATGGTGGCAAGGCCCTGTCGTGGTCGCGGCTGGAGCGCATCCTCTCCGGCCGCCCCGGGCCTGTCCCCGTGCCCGTCAACCACACCCGCCCGCTTGTCGACGCCCCTTCGAACCGCTCCGCTGAGAACCAGCATGCCCCCTTCGCCGAGCTACACGCGGTGTCCTCCTACAGTTTCCTCGGCGGGGCGAGCGAGCCGGAGGAGATGGTGCGCCGCGCTAAGGATCTCGGCATCACCGCGCTCGCCCTGCTGGACAGGGATGGTTTCTACGGCGCGGTGAAGTTCGCGGAGGCTGCGGCGGAGGCGGGGATCGACACCGTCTTCGGTGCCGAGCTGACCCTCGGCGACCGGGTCCTGCCCGTGCTCGCGCGCGGGCCCGAAGGCTACCGCCGCCTGTCCCACCTGATCGCGGCGGCGCACATGATCACACGGGAGAAGGACGCGGTGTCGTACCCGCCGCTGGAGCTCATCGCCCACGAGCTGGGCGGCACATGCATCGTGCTGGCGGGCTCGGCTTGGGCGGCAGAGATCGATCACCTGGTCGAATTGTTTGGCACTGACGGTGTGGTGCGCGAGTACGAGGTGTCGATGACGCCCGAGGACGCCGACCGCCACCGGGCCCTGGATACATTTCCCCACGTGCCCGCGATCGTCACCGCCGCCCCGGCCGCGGCGACGCGCGATGGGGCGCGGCTGGCGGCGGCGAAGCGGGCGTTGGCCCGACGCGATGCCCTGAGCAGTGCGCATGCGCACCTGCACCCCATGGGGGCGAACTGGCTGCGCTCGGCAGAACAGATCACGCAGATGCTCCCGGGCGCGGGGGACAAGATTGACGTGGGGCTGGGCGTCGCTAAGCAATGCGCGTTCACCCTCAACCACGTCGCCCCCGAGCTGCCGCGCTACCCCACGCCTGACGGCCACGACGAGATGAGCTGGCTGCGCGAGATCACGCTGGCGGGGGCGCAGATGCGCTACGCCACCCGGCCAGAGGACATCCGGGGAAAAGCGATGGCGCAGATCGACTACGAGCTGGCCGTCATCGCGGAGCTGAACTTCCCCGGGTACTTCCTCATCGTCCACGACCTGGTGGATTTCGCCCGCCGCTCGAACATCCTGTGCCAGGGCAGGGGGTCGGCGGCGAACTCGGCGGTATGCTTCGCGCTCGGCATTACCAACGCGGAGCCGATTTCCGCCGGCCTGCTCTTCGAGCGCTTCCTCTCACCGGACCGCGACGGCCCGCCCGACATCGACATCGACATCGAGTCAGGGCGGCGCGAGGAGGTGATCCAGTACGCCTACGAGCGCTACGGGCGCGACAACGC
This window of the Corynebacterium qintianiae genome carries:
- a CDS encoding LutC/YkgG family protein, with amino-acid sequence MSAKSDILARLRASLADAPAAPEAPREYRRESTLNADQTREMLVDRLEDYKASVHSAAVPDDLPAVLGELISGAVVLPDGFERAWLPAIDEVEDPLEAACVITSSTVSCAETGTIILTGRPEEGHRKLSLIPDHHICIVLADTIVELFPESWGRVHDTGLEGPITMISGPSATSDIELERVEGVHGPRRLDVVILG